The following proteins are encoded in a genomic region of Methylibium petroleiphilum PM1:
- a CDS encoding HAD-IA family hydrolase produces MSARFSVRAVLFDLDGTLADTAPDLGGALNRLRERRGLPALPISQLRPVASAGARGMLGAGLGMHPGDDDYETARAEFLTEYEAALDRDTRLFDGVAGCLASLAQCGLSWGIVTNKATRFTGPVVAGLGLDRLTSVVISGDTTPHAKPHPAPLFEACRRLGVAPREAVYVGDDLRDIEAARAAGMPAIAAAYGYLGATPDLDAWGADAVIATPLDLLSLLAPL; encoded by the coding sequence ATGAGCGCGCGCTTTAGTGTGCGCGCCGTGCTGTTCGACCTCGATGGCACGCTCGCCGACACCGCACCCGACCTCGGCGGGGCCCTGAACCGACTGCGCGAGCGGCGCGGCCTGCCCGCGCTGCCGATATCGCAGTTGCGTCCGGTCGCGTCGGCCGGCGCGCGCGGCATGCTGGGCGCCGGACTCGGCATGCATCCCGGCGACGACGACTACGAAACGGCGCGCGCCGAGTTCCTGACGGAGTACGAGGCCGCGCTCGACCGCGACACCCGCCTGTTCGACGGGGTGGCCGGGTGCCTTGCATCGCTCGCGCAGTGCGGCCTGTCCTGGGGCATCGTGACCAACAAGGCGACCCGCTTCACAGGCCCGGTGGTGGCGGGCTTGGGGCTCGATCGCCTGACCTCGGTGGTGATCTCGGGTGACACCACCCCGCATGCCAAGCCGCATCCGGCGCCGCTGTTCGAAGCCTGCCGGCGGCTTGGGGTCGCGCCGCGCGAGGCCGTGTACGTGGGCGACGACCTGCGCGACATCGAGGCGGCGCGCGCCGCCGGCATGCCCGCCATCGCTGCGGCCTACGGTTACCTCGGAGCGACGCCGGATCTCGATGCCTGGGGCGCCGACGCGGTGATCGCAACGCCGCTCGACCTGCTGTCACTGCTTGCGCCCCTTTGA
- the ubiG gene encoding bifunctional 2-polyprenyl-6-hydroxyphenol methylase/3-demethylubiquinol 3-O-methyltransferase UbiG, giving the protein MTTNDASAMNADPQELAKFGDLAHRWWDPESEFRPLHQINPLRLEWLAKLAGGLQGKRVLDVGCGGGILSDAMARQGAEVLGIDLSSKALKVAQLHALEVATPSVQYREIAAEALAAEQPGRYDVVTCMEMLEHVPDPSSIVQACAALVRPGGHVFFSTLNRNPKAFLFAIVGAEYLLKLLPRGTHEYARFIRPSELARWCREADLDVSATRGMEYNPVTRRYWLSADTSVNYLFGCRRA; this is encoded by the coding sequence ATGACGACGAACGATGCCTCGGCAATGAACGCCGACCCCCAGGAACTCGCGAAGTTCGGTGACCTGGCTCACCGCTGGTGGGACCCGGAGAGCGAGTTCCGGCCGCTGCACCAGATCAACCCGCTGCGGCTCGAGTGGCTCGCCAAGCTGGCCGGCGGGCTCCAGGGCAAGCGGGTGCTCGACGTCGGTTGCGGGGGCGGCATCCTGTCCGATGCGATGGCGCGCCAGGGCGCCGAGGTGCTGGGGATCGACCTGTCGAGCAAGGCGCTCAAGGTGGCACAGCTGCACGCTCTGGAGGTGGCCACACCATCGGTGCAGTACCGCGAAATCGCCGCCGAGGCGCTGGCGGCCGAGCAACCGGGCCGCTACGACGTCGTGACCTGCATGGAAATGCTCGAGCACGTTCCCGATCCGTCTTCGATCGTGCAGGCTTGCGCTGCGCTGGTGCGGCCCGGAGGGCACGTGTTCTTCTCGACGTTGAACCGCAATCCCAAGGCCTTCCTGTTCGCGATCGTCGGTGCGGAATACCTGCTCAAGCTGCTGCCGCGTGGAACGCACGAGTACGCGCGCTTCATCCGCCCGAGCGAACTGGCACGCTGGTGTCGCGAAGCCGATCTCGACGTGAGCGCGACCCGCGGCATGGAATACAACCCGGTCACGCGCCGCTACTGGCTGAGCGCCGACACCAGCGTGAACTACCTGTTCGGCTGCCGCAGAGCATGA
- the ompA gene encoding outer membrane protein OmpA: MNKLNKVAMLFATAAIATSASTAFAQTVDNWKNVDGNVWKNGTNELCWRDNFWTPATADERCDGAPPKAPPPAPVAAAPAPAPVAPPAPAPAPAVVPVPVSEKVTYAADAFFDFDKATLKPEAKSKLDDLASKIAGLNLEVVIAVGHTDSVGSDAYNQKLSLRRSEAVKAYLESKGIEKNRIYTEGKGEKQPVADNKTADGRAKNRRTEIEVVGTRTKK, encoded by the coding sequence ATGAATAAATTGAACAAGGTGGCAATGCTCTTCGCGACTGCCGCGATCGCCACCTCCGCTTCCACCGCGTTCGCCCAGACGGTCGACAACTGGAAGAACGTGGACGGGAACGTCTGGAAGAACGGCACCAACGAACTCTGCTGGCGCGACAATTTCTGGACCCCCGCGACCGCCGACGAGCGCTGCGACGGCGCGCCGCCGAAGGCCCCGCCGCCGGCTCCTGTTGCCGCCGCCCCCGCTCCTGCGCCCGTGGCCCCGCCGGCCCCGGCGCCTGCTCCGGCTGTCGTGCCGGTGCCGGTCAGCGAGAAGGTGACCTACGCCGCCGACGCGTTCTTCGACTTCGACAAGGCGACCCTGAAGCCCGAGGCCAAGAGCAAGCTCGACGACCTGGCCAGCAAGATCGCCGGTCTGAACCTGGAAGTCGTGATCGCCGTCGGCCACACCGACTCGGTCGGTTCCGACGCCTACAACCAGAAGCTGTCGCTGCGTCGTTCGGAGGCCGTCAAGGCTTATCTCGAGTCGAAGGGCATCGAGAAGAACCGCATCTACACCGAAGGCAAGGGCGAGAAGCAACCGGTGGCAGACAACAAGACCGCCGATGGCCGCGCGAAGAATCGCCGCACGGAAATCGAAGTGGTCGGTACGCGTACCAAGAAGTAA
- the gyrA gene encoding DNA gyrase subunit A: MTQFAKETLPISLEEEMRRSYLDYAMSVIVGRALPDARDGLKPVHRRVLFAMHELNNDWNRPYKKSARIVGDVIGKYHPHGDTAVYDTIVRMAQDFSLRHMLVDGQGNFGSVDGDNAAAMRYTEIRLSKIAHEMLADLDKGTVDFGPNYDGSEKEPLVMPTRLPNLLVNGSAGIAVGMATNIPPHNLNETVDACLHLLKNPEASIDELMEIIPAPDFPTAGIIYGLNGVREGYRTGRGKVVMRAKCHFEDIDKGARQSIIVDEIPYQVNKKTLLERMAELVHEKKLEGISHIQDESDKSGMRVVIELKRGEVPEVVLNNLYKQTQLQDSFGINMVALVDGQPKLCNLRDLVEVFLEHRREVVTRRTVFELRKARERGHVLEGLAVALANIDEFIEIIKNSPTPPLAKQGLMDKSWDSSLVREMLVRAASDTPGGRDAFRPEGLPAVYGMQADGLYRLSDDQAQEILQMRLQRLTGLEQDKIIGEYKEVMAHIADLLDILSKPERVTTIIGEELVAVKQEFGQTKLGARRSVIEHNVQELGTEDLITPTDMVVTLSHTGYVKSQPLAEYRAQRRGGRGKQATQTKDDDWIEQLFIANTHDWMLCFSNRGRVYWLKVWEVPQGGRAARGKPIVNMFPLQPNEKITVVLPLTGEFRTFPSDHYIFMSTALGTVKKTALDEFSNPRKAGIIAVDLDEGDHLIGAALTDGKHDVMLFSDGGKAVRFDEDDVRPMGRNARGVRGMALEPGQNVIAMLVAEDESQSVLTATENGYGKRTSITEYTRHGRGTKGMIAIQQTERNGRVVAATLVRPEDEIMLITDRGVLVRTRVSEIRELGRATQGVTLISLDDGSQLGGLQRIVENDAGSDAGDTEETPAP; this comes from the coding sequence ATGACCCAGTTCGCCAAGGAAACCCTGCCGATCAGCCTCGAAGAGGAGATGCGGCGCTCCTACCTCGACTACGCGATGAGCGTGATCGTCGGTCGAGCCCTGCCGGATGCACGCGACGGCCTGAAGCCGGTGCACCGGCGCGTGCTGTTCGCGATGCACGAGTTGAACAACGACTGGAACCGCCCGTACAAGAAGTCGGCGCGCATCGTCGGCGACGTGATCGGTAAGTACCACCCGCACGGCGACACCGCGGTCTACGACACCATCGTGCGCATGGCGCAGGACTTCTCGCTGCGCCACATGCTGGTCGACGGCCAGGGCAACTTCGGCTCGGTCGACGGCGACAACGCGGCGGCGATGCGCTACACCGAGATCCGGCTGTCCAAGATCGCCCACGAGATGCTGGCCGATCTGGACAAGGGCACGGTCGATTTCGGCCCCAACTACGACGGTTCCGAGAAGGAACCGCTGGTGATGCCGACCCGCCTGCCGAACCTGCTGGTCAACGGCTCGGCCGGCATCGCGGTGGGCATGGCCACCAACATCCCGCCTCACAACCTGAACGAGACGGTCGATGCCTGCCTGCACCTGCTGAAGAACCCCGAGGCCTCGATCGACGAACTGATGGAGATCATCCCGGCGCCGGACTTCCCGACTGCCGGCATCATCTACGGCCTCAATGGCGTGCGCGAGGGCTACCGCACCGGCCGCGGCAAGGTGGTGATGCGCGCCAAGTGCCACTTCGAGGATATCGACAAGGGCGCGCGTCAGTCGATCATCGTCGACGAAATCCCCTACCAGGTGAACAAGAAGACGCTGCTCGAGCGCATGGCCGAGCTCGTCCACGAGAAGAAGCTGGAGGGCATCAGCCACATCCAGGACGAGTCCGACAAGTCGGGCATGCGGGTCGTCATCGAGCTCAAGCGCGGTGAAGTGCCCGAAGTGGTGCTGAACAACCTGTACAAGCAGACCCAGCTGCAGGACAGCTTCGGCATCAACATGGTGGCGCTGGTGGACGGCCAGCCCAAGCTGTGCAACCTGCGCGATCTGGTGGAGGTGTTCCTCGAACACCGCCGCGAGGTGGTCACGCGGCGTACCGTGTTCGAGCTGCGCAAGGCACGCGAACGCGGCCACGTGCTCGAGGGCCTGGCGGTCGCGCTGGCGAACATCGACGAGTTCATCGAGATCATCAAGAACTCGCCCACGCCGCCGCTGGCCAAGCAGGGACTGATGGACAAGAGCTGGGATTCGTCGCTGGTGCGCGAGATGCTCGTCCGCGCGGCGTCCGACACCCCGGGCGGCCGCGACGCGTTCCGTCCTGAAGGACTGCCGGCGGTATACGGCATGCAGGCCGACGGGCTGTACCGGCTGTCCGACGATCAAGCCCAGGAGATCCTGCAGATGCGCCTGCAGCGTCTCACCGGCCTGGAGCAGGACAAGATCATCGGCGAATACAAGGAGGTGATGGCGCACATCGCCGACCTGCTCGACATCCTGTCCAAGCCCGAGCGCGTGACCACCATCATCGGCGAGGAACTGGTGGCGGTGAAGCAGGAGTTCGGCCAGACCAAGCTGGGCGCACGCCGCAGCGTGATCGAGCACAACGTGCAGGAGCTCGGCACCGAGGATCTGATCACGCCGACCGACATGGTGGTCACGCTGAGCCACACCGGTTACGTGAAGAGCCAGCCGCTGGCCGAATACCGCGCGCAGCGCCGCGGCGGGCGCGGCAAGCAGGCCACGCAGACCAAGGACGACGACTGGATCGAGCAGCTCTTCATCGCCAACACACACGACTGGATGCTGTGCTTCAGTAACCGGGGACGCGTCTACTGGCTCAAGGTCTGGGAGGTGCCGCAAGGCGGCCGCGCAGCGCGCGGCAAGCCCATCGTCAACATGTTCCCGTTGCAGCCCAACGAGAAGATCACGGTGGTTCTGCCGCTGACGGGCGAGTTCCGCACCTTCCCTTCGGATCACTACATCTTCATGTCCACCGCGCTCGGCACAGTGAAGAAGACCGCGCTCGATGAATTCAGCAACCCGCGCAAGGCCGGCATCATCGCCGTCGACCTGGACGAAGGCGACCACCTCATCGGTGCGGCGCTGACCGACGGCAAGCACGATGTGATGCTGTTCTCCGACGGAGGCAAGGCAGTCCGCTTCGACGAGGACGACGTGCGACCGATGGGCCGCAACGCGCGCGGCGTGCGGGGCATGGCGCTCGAACCCGGCCAGAACGTCATCGCGATGCTGGTGGCCGAGGACGAGTCGCAGAGCGTGCTCACCGCCACCGAGAACGGCTACGGCAAGCGCACCTCGATCACCGAGTACACCCGGCACGGCCGCGGCACCAAGGGCATGATCGCGATCCAGCAGACCGAGCGCAACGGCCGCGTCGTCGCCGCGACGCTGGTGCGTCCGGAGGACGAGATCATGCTGATCACCGACCGGGGTGTGCTGGTCCGCACGCGCGTGAGCGAGATTCGCGAACTCGGCCGCGCGACCCAGGGCGTCACGTTGATCTCCCTCGACGACGGTTCGCAGCTCGGTGGCCTGCAGCGCATCGTCGAGAACGACGCTGGCAGCGATGCCGGCGATACCGAAGAGACGCCGGCGCCATGA
- a CDS encoding DUF2059 domain-containing protein: MRKLPPLATALALLLNVGAGSALAQGAVAPAAAASAAPAAGSPAKRDLARRWVALQQDSLDAAARSIVEAPARQLLGAAEPVLRSKVPADKRDAVAKQLQDEARKYADELTPVVRKRAQELAQSQMLAAVEEKYTEDELRQVVGFYESPVFKKLQQTQPPIEQALGQKLLAGVQPTVETKAKALQATMAKILGVSPAPVGGGASAPAGSGLKPSAPKKLGAPSADKP; encoded by the coding sequence ATGAGGAAACTGCCTCCCCTGGCGACCGCCCTCGCACTCTTGCTGAACGTTGGCGCTGGCAGCGCCCTGGCCCAGGGCGCCGTCGCGCCTGCCGCGGCGGCCTCGGCGGCGCCCGCCGCCGGCAGCCCGGCGAAACGCGACCTCGCGAGGCGCTGGGTGGCACTGCAGCAGGATTCGCTGGACGCCGCGGCGCGCAGCATCGTCGAGGCACCGGCTCGGCAGTTGCTGGGTGCGGCCGAACCGGTATTGCGCAGCAAGGTGCCGGCCGACAAGCGCGATGCCGTGGCGAAGCAGCTGCAGGACGAGGCGCGCAAGTACGCCGACGAGCTCACGCCGGTGGTACGCAAGCGGGCCCAGGAGCTGGCCCAGAGCCAGATGCTGGCGGCGGTGGAAGAGAAATACACCGAGGACGAACTGCGCCAGGTCGTCGGCTTCTACGAATCGCCGGTGTTCAAGAAGCTGCAGCAGACGCAGCCGCCGATCGAGCAGGCGCTGGGCCAGAAGCTGCTTGCCGGCGTCCAGCCGACCGTCGAGACGAAGGCCAAGGCGCTGCAGGCCACGATGGCGAAGATCCTCGGCGTCTCGCCCGCACCGGTCGGCGGTGGCGCGAGCGCGCCGGCCGGCAGCGGCCTCAAGCCGTCTGCGCCGAAGAAGCTGGGCGCCCCGTCCGCCGACAAGCCCTGA
- the serC gene encoding 3-phosphoserine/phosphohydroxythreonine transaminase, protein MTRAYNFSAGPATLPEPVLAQAAAEMLDWRGSGMGVMEMSHRGREFDEIFARTELRLRELLAVPAEFKILFMQGGAIAENAIVPMNLSRGGVTDHVVTGLWSIKTRQEALRYGEAHIVASNAADGAANHTTLPAPATWRLSANASYVHVCSNETINGVEMHELPDLRALGCDAPLVMDCSSHIGSRPIEWTRVGLAYAGAQKNIGPSGLTLVFVREDLLGHALPFCPSAFDYAVVAANGSMYNTPPTYSIYIAGLVFEWMAAQGGVAALEQRNIEKATLLYDAIDGSAFYTNRVAREARSRMNVPFFLPDDRLYAPFLAGAEEHRLLQLKGHKSVGGLRASIYNAMPLAGVQALVTYMREFAQRHG, encoded by the coding sequence GTGACACGCGCCTACAACTTTTCCGCCGGGCCGGCCACGCTGCCGGAGCCGGTCCTGGCCCAGGCGGCCGCCGAGATGCTCGACTGGCGGGGCAGCGGCATGGGCGTCATGGAGATGAGCCACCGCGGCCGCGAGTTCGACGAGATCTTCGCGCGCACCGAGTTGCGGCTGCGCGAGCTGCTCGCCGTTCCGGCCGAGTTCAAGATCCTCTTCATGCAGGGCGGTGCGATCGCCGAGAACGCGATCGTGCCGATGAACCTGTCCCGCGGCGGCGTGACCGACCACGTGGTGACCGGCCTGTGGTCGATCAAGACCCGGCAGGAGGCGCTGCGCTATGGCGAGGCGCACATCGTCGCGAGCAACGCGGCCGACGGTGCCGCCAACCACACCACCCTGCCCGCTCCCGCGACCTGGCGGCTCAGCGCGAACGCGAGCTACGTGCACGTGTGCAGCAACGAGACCATCAACGGCGTGGAGATGCACGAACTGCCCGACCTGCGGGCGCTCGGGTGCGACGCACCGCTCGTGATGGACTGCTCCTCGCACATCGGCTCGCGGCCCATCGAGTGGACACGCGTCGGACTCGCCTACGCCGGTGCGCAGAAGAACATCGGCCCCTCCGGCCTGACGTTGGTGTTCGTGCGCGAGGACCTGCTCGGCCATGCGCTCCCCTTCTGCCCCAGCGCCTTCGACTACGCCGTCGTTGCCGCGAACGGCTCGATGTACAACACGCCGCCGACGTACTCCATCTACATTGCCGGCCTGGTATTCGAGTGGATGGCGGCCCAGGGTGGCGTGGCGGCGCTCGAGCAGCGCAACATCGAAAAAGCGACGCTGCTGTACGACGCAATCGATGGCTCGGCCTTCTACACCAACCGCGTCGCGCGCGAGGCCCGCTCGCGCATGAACGTCCCCTTCTTCCTGCCCGACGACCGGCTGTATGCCCCGTTCCTGGCGGGCGCCGAGGAGCACCGCCTGCTGCAGCTCAAGGGGCACAAGAGCGTGGGCGGCCTGCGGGCCTCGATCTACAACGCCATGCCGCTGGCTGGAGTGCAGGCACTGGTGACCTACATGCGAGAATTTGCGCAACGCCATGGCTGA
- the pheA gene encoding prephenate dehydratase, whose amino-acid sequence MADSAASPLDPALLGLRQQIDAVDRELLALLNRRASLAQEVGGIKKREGSVVFRPEREAQVIDGLKASNPGPLQADSVAPIWREIMSACRALETPTRVAYLGPAGTFSELAALGYFGSSIVRVPCASIDEVFRTTTAAAADFGVVPVENSTEGVVARSLDLLLTTPLFLIGETSLFVRHNLLRQTNSLAGIQAVCAHPQALAQCHGWLSYHLPDVERRPVASNAEGARLASLDPGLAAVASERAGSEFGLHVVAPAIQDDPHNRTRFVIVTHPDRHPQPKASGHDCTSLVVSVNNRPGAVHDMLVPLKQHGVSMTRFESRPARSADQWEYYFYIDLQGHPDEPAVAAALAELRAACSFFKLLGTYPLDVH is encoded by the coding sequence ATGGCTGATTCCGCTGCCTCCCCCCTCGACCCCGCGCTGCTGGGCTTGCGCCAGCAGATCGACGCCGTCGACCGCGAGTTGCTGGCCCTGCTGAACCGCCGTGCGTCGCTAGCGCAAGAAGTAGGCGGCATCAAAAAGCGCGAAGGCTCGGTGGTGTTCCGCCCCGAGCGCGAGGCCCAGGTGATCGACGGCCTGAAAGCCTCGAATCCCGGCCCGCTGCAGGCAGACAGCGTGGCACCGATCTGGCGGGAGATCATGTCGGCCTGCCGCGCCCTAGAGACGCCGACGCGCGTGGCCTACCTTGGCCCGGCCGGCACCTTCAGCGAACTCGCGGCCCTGGGCTACTTCGGCAGCTCGATCGTGCGCGTGCCCTGCGCCAGCATCGATGAGGTGTTCCGTACCACGACCGCAGCCGCGGCCGACTTCGGCGTTGTCCCCGTCGAAAACTCGACCGAGGGCGTGGTGGCGCGGTCGCTGGACCTGCTGCTGACGACGCCGCTGTTCCTGATCGGCGAGACCAGCCTGTTCGTGCGCCACAACCTGCTGCGCCAGACCAATTCGCTGGCGGGCATCCAGGCCGTGTGCGCGCATCCCCAGGCGCTCGCGCAATGCCACGGCTGGCTCAGCTACCACCTGCCCGATGTCGAGCGTCGGCCGGTTGCCAGCAATGCCGAGGGGGCCCGGTTGGCTTCGCTCGACCCCGGCCTCGCCGCCGTGGCGAGCGAACGTGCCGGCAGCGAGTTCGGACTGCACGTCGTCGCGCCGGCCATCCAGGATGACCCGCACAACCGCACCCGCTTCGTGATCGTCACGCACCCCGATCGGCACCCGCAGCCCAAGGCCTCCGGCCACGACTGCACCAGCCTCGTGGTGTCGGTCAACAACCGGCCCGGTGCGGTGCACGACATGCTGGTGCCGCTGAAGCAGCACGGCGTGTCGATGACGCGCTTCGAGTCGCGCCCCGCCCGCAGCGCCGATCAGTGGGAGTACTACTTCTACATCGACCTGCAGGGCCACCCCGACGAGCCGGCCGTCGCCGCGGCGCTGGCCGAATTGCGCGCGGCCTGCTCCTTCTTCAAGCTGTTGGGCACGTACCCGCTCGACGTCCACTGA
- a CDS encoding prephenate dehydrogenase gives MFNQLGVIGCGLMGGSFALALKRAGLVKRVVGYSKSPSTTEKARRLGVIDTAAESALLAVSGSDLVLLAVPVAATEATLKAIRHLVEPGVMLMDVGSTKRDVVDAARRVLKDKVGCFVPAHPITGKEVSGIENADAYLYANRQVILTPLAQTDAALVQKATDVWAAIGCQVLKMSPENHDAAFAAVSHLPHLLAFAYFASVAKQPAGRDFLSLAGPGFRDFTRIAASDPVMWRDVLMSNREEILKQSQRFRHTLDALEHVMKLGNSEALEDLIRNASEMRAGWQMSSPKPGGSR, from the coding sequence ATGTTCAACCAACTCGGCGTGATCGGTTGCGGCCTGATGGGCGGCTCGTTCGCGCTGGCGCTCAAGCGCGCCGGCCTCGTGAAACGCGTGGTCGGCTACAGCAAGTCGCCGTCGACCACCGAGAAGGCGAGGCGCCTGGGTGTGATCGACACCGCGGCCGAATCGGCTCTGCTGGCCGTCTCGGGCTCCGACCTGGTGCTGCTGGCAGTGCCGGTGGCGGCCACCGAGGCCACCTTGAAGGCCATCCGCCACCTGGTTGAGCCCGGCGTGATGCTGATGGATGTGGGCAGCACCAAGCGAGATGTGGTCGACGCCGCTCGGCGGGTCCTGAAGGACAAGGTTGGGTGTTTCGTGCCGGCCCATCCGATCACCGGCAAGGAAGTCTCGGGGATCGAGAACGCCGACGCCTACCTCTACGCCAACCGCCAAGTCATCCTGACGCCGCTGGCGCAGACCGATGCGGCGCTGGTGCAGAAGGCCACCGACGTATGGGCCGCCATCGGCTGCCAGGTGCTCAAGATGAGCCCGGAGAACCACGACGCAGCATTCGCGGCCGTCAGCCACCTGCCGCACCTGCTGGCCTTCGCCTACTTCGCCTCGGTCGCCAAGCAGCCGGCCGGACGCGACTTCCTCTCGCTGGCGGGCCCGGGTTTCCGTGATTTCACCCGCATCGCTGCCAGCGACCCGGTGATGTGGCGCGACGTGCTGATGAGCAACCGCGAAGAGATCCTGAAGCAGTCGCAACGATTCCGCCACACGCTCGACGCACTCGAGCACGTGATGAAGCTCGGCAACAGCGAGGCGCTCGAAGACCTGATCCGCAACGCCTCGGAAATGCGTGCCGGCTGGCAGATGAGCAGCCCGAAGCCGGGCGGCAGCCGCTGA
- a CDS encoding bifunctional 3-phosphoshikimate 1-carboxyvinyltransferase/cytidylate kinase, giving the protein MATPRAFLDIPPLQAAGGTVRLPGSKSISNRVLLLAGLCAGRTRVLDLLDSDDTQVMLDALRALGCDIETDGAARVVTGLGGRLAVREARLFLGNAGTAMRPLAAALALLAADQGGRFELSGVPRMHERPIGDLVDALRPLGCTITCLANEGYPPLRLERGTLKLDAPIRVRGDVSSQFLTALLMALPLVAARQSITIEVDGELISKPYIEITLALLARFGISVQREGWQRFVIPQGSAYRSPGEIAVEGDASSASYFIAAGAIAAADTPLRIEGVGSASIQGDIRFVEAARAMGADITEEANALVVRRGAWPLTAITLDCNHIPDAAMTLAAMALYATGTTRLTNIASWRVKETDRIAAMAIELRKFGATVLEGTDFIEVTPPARWQAAAIHTYDDHRMAMCASLAAFNPLAGGDVPVRILDPRCVNKTFPAYFDALFGVTRARTDRVPVLTVDGPTASGKGTLGSALAERLGYHHLDSGALYRATALAALRQGVPAGDEAAVAAIARALPLRFENQQTLLAGEDVSDELRHEAVGSLASQIAALPAVRQALVELQLAFRRLPGLVADGRDMGTVIFPGAALKVFLTANSEQRASRRHKQLISKGISANIESLRADLEARDARDQHRSVAPLRPAEDARLLDNSALSVETSVDQVLDWWDAVQPFGSRATHED; this is encoded by the coding sequence GTGGCGACCCCACGCGCCTTCCTCGACATCCCCCCGCTCCAGGCCGCGGGCGGCACGGTGCGGCTGCCTGGCTCCAAGAGCATTTCCAACCGGGTGCTGCTGCTCGCCGGCTTGTGCGCCGGCCGTACGCGGGTGCTCGACCTGCTCGATTCCGACGACACCCAAGTCATGCTCGACGCGCTGCGCGCGCTCGGCTGCGACATCGAGACCGACGGCGCGGCGCGGGTCGTCACCGGCCTCGGCGGGCGGCTGGCCGTGCGCGAGGCCCGGCTCTTCCTCGGCAACGCCGGCACCGCGATGCGGCCGCTGGCCGCAGCGCTGGCGCTGCTGGCGGCCGACCAGGGGGGGCGCTTCGAACTCAGCGGCGTGCCGCGCATGCACGAGCGGCCGATCGGCGACCTGGTCGATGCGCTGCGGCCCCTGGGCTGCACGATCACCTGCCTGGCCAATGAAGGCTATCCCCCGCTGCGGCTCGAACGCGGCACGCTGAAGCTGGACGCGCCGATCCGAGTGCGCGGCGACGTCTCCAGCCAGTTCCTGACCGCGCTGCTGATGGCGCTGCCGCTGGTCGCTGCACGCCAATCGATCACGATCGAGGTCGATGGCGAATTGATCTCCAAACCCTACATCGAGATCACGCTGGCGCTGCTGGCGCGCTTCGGCATTTCGGTGCAGCGCGAAGGCTGGCAACGCTTCGTCATCCCGCAGGGCAGCGCCTACCGGTCGCCGGGCGAGATCGCCGTCGAGGGCGATGCCTCGTCGGCCTCGTACTTCATCGCGGCCGGGGCCATTGCCGCCGCTGACACGCCCTTGCGCATCGAAGGGGTCGGCTCCGCATCGATCCAGGGCGACATCCGCTTCGTCGAAGCGGCCCGTGCGATGGGCGCCGACATCACCGAGGAAGCGAACGCCCTCGTGGTACGCCGCGGCGCCTGGCCGCTGACCGCGATCACGCTCGACTGCAACCACATTCCCGACGCCGCGATGACGCTGGCGGCAATGGCCTTGTATGCGACCGGCACCACGCGGTTGACCAACATCGCGAGCTGGCGGGTCAAGGAGACCGACCGCATCGCCGCCATGGCCATCGAGCTCCGCAAGTTCGGCGCCACGGTTTTGGAAGGCACCGACTTCATCGAGGTCACGCCGCCGGCGCGCTGGCAGGCTGCGGCGATCCACACCTACGACGACCACCGCATGGCGATGTGCGCCTCGCTGGCGGCCTTCAATCCGCTGGCCGGCGGCGACGTGCCGGTGCGCATCCTGGACCCGCGCTGCGTCAACAAGACCTTCCCGGCCTACTTCGACGCCCTGTTCGGCGTGACCCGCGCCCGGACCGACCGCGTCCCGGTGCTGACCGTCGACGGGCCCACAGCCTCGGGCAAGGGCACGCTCGGCAGTGCGCTCGCCGAGCGACTGGGCTATCACCATCTCGACTCCGGAGCCCTCTACCGTGCCACGGCCCTGGCCGCGCTGCGCCAGGGCGTACCGGCCGGCGATGAAGCCGCCGTTGCGGCGATCGCGCGCGCGCTGCCGCTGCGCTTCGAGAACCAGCAGACGCTGCTGGCCGGTGAGGATGTCAGCGACGAGCTCCGCCACGAGGCGGTCGGTAGCCTGGCCTCGCAGATCGCGGCCCTGCCCGCCGTGCGTCAGGCGCTGGTGGAGTTGCAGCTCGCCTTCCGCCGCCTGCCCGGCCTGGTGGCCGATGGGCGGGACATGGGCACAGTGATCTTCCCCGGCGCCGCGCTCAAGGTCTTCCTCACTGCCAACAGCGAACAGCGCGCCAGCCGGCGGCATAAGCAGTTGATTTCAAAGGGAATTTCAGCTAATATTGAAAGTCTTCGGGCCGACTTGGAGGCACGTGACGCTCGCGATCAGCATCGCAGCGTGGCGCCCTTGAGGCCGGCCGAGGATGCCCGGTTGCTCGACAACTCGGCCCTGTCCGTCGAAACCTCGGTGGATCAGGTGCTGGATTGGTGGGACGCCGTGCAGCCCTTCGGTTCTCGCGCCACGCACGAGGATTGA